One genomic region from Bartonella australis AUST/NH1 encodes:
- a CDS encoding sigma-54-dependent transcriptional regulator — protein sequence MISPILVAGEDHGRRIELSAMLRSLGYRTIEAENSLRAIDLLYRRKNIVLALLDVVMSDLSASDLIKTIRAAGISVPVVVTAKQNDQELLQKALKAGAIDYWIHPITQLRLRVTLNNLSLIASLKREVCYIQRQNRNHLRFSDLHMKSKAMQVVLEQSKKAATSSENLLIEGEEGTGRETLARIIHHESFLSEGPFIRYQCSAVVDPEEENRLWFEEFLPLVSFLEKGTLCLCDIDRLEPIQQKRFARYLKKRAEAAKVKDLSFRIIALSTSRVADLVKEGFFSRSLFEQFAQLCVSVPPLRELRDDLPEISQRLIDRIIAETGRSHVHGLAGSAVSLLMQHDWPGNRGELENLLFRAILLSEGPLLTIRDFPQLVKSPLIGTPNIIYNDDREYCEKKFIQFLNAEGHVRAFFDVECDIIEKAVKHYKGRTSEIARRLGIGRSTLYRKIEKLKAINSQGKE from the coding sequence ATGATTAGTCCGATTCTTGTTGCGGGTGAAGACCATGGAAGGCGTATAGAACTTTCCGCTATGCTTCGGAGTCTTGGTTACCGTACCATCGAAGCAGAAAATAGTTTACGTGCGATTGATCTTTTGTATAGACGTAAAAATATTGTGCTCGCGTTGCTTGATGTTGTTATGAGCGATTTGAGTGCGAGTGATTTAATTAAAACAATTAGGGCTGCAGGAATTTCTGTTCCTGTTGTTGTTACGGCAAAACAGAATGATCAAGAATTGCTTCAGAAAGCTTTAAAAGCTGGGGCTATTGATTATTGGATTCATCCGATTACGCAGTTGCGGTTGAGGGTTACTTTGAATAATCTTTCACTTATTGCCTCATTAAAGCGTGAGGTTTGCTATATTCAGCGACAAAATAGAAATCATTTGCGGTTTTCTGATCTTCATATGAAAAGCAAGGCAATGCAAGTGGTTTTGGAACAATCGAAAAAGGCAGCTACTTCTTCAGAGAATCTTTTAATAGAGGGTGAAGAAGGGACAGGTCGGGAAACATTAGCCCGCATTATTCACCACGAAAGTTTTTTATCGGAAGGGCCTTTTATTCGCTACCAATGTTCAGCCGTTGTCGATCCAGAGGAAGAGAACCGCTTGTGGTTCGAAGAATTTTTACCACTGGTTTCTTTTCTCGAAAAAGGGACGCTTTGCCTTTGTGATATTGATCGGCTTGAGCCTATACAGCAAAAACGTTTTGCGCGTTACCTTAAAAAAAGAGCGGAAGCTGCAAAGGTTAAAGATTTATCTTTTCGCATTATCGCTCTTTCAACATCACGAGTCGCAGATTTGGTCAAAGAAGGCTTTTTTTCGCGCAGTTTATTTGAACAGTTTGCTCAATTATGCGTCAGTGTTCCCCCTTTGCGAGAATTGAGGGATGATCTTCCAGAGATTTCTCAACGCTTGATTGACCGCATTATTGCCGAAACAGGGCGATCGCATGTGCACGGTCTGGCGGGATCGGCTGTTTCGTTGCTGATGCAGCATGATTGGCCCGGTAATCGCGGCGAACTTGAAAATTTACTGTTTCGCGCAATTTTACTCAGTGAAGGGCCGTTGTTGACCATCCGGGACTTTCCCCAATTAGTGAAAAGTCCGTTGATTGGTACCCCAAATATTATTTATAATGATGATCGGGAATACTGCGAAAAAAAATTTATACAATTTTTGAACGCTGAGGGGCACGTTCGCGCTTTTTTTGATGTGGAGTGTGATATTATCGAGAAAGCTGTCAAACATTATAAAGGGCGTACGAGCGAAATTGCTCGTCGTCTTGGTATAGGGCGCTCGACGCTTTACCGTAAAATAGAGAAATTAAAGGCGATAAATAGTCAAGGGAAGGAGTGA
- the ugpE gene encoding sn-glycerol-3-phosphate ABC transporter permease UgpE: MVENRPFLKFLTHLVLIVGVIVICFPVYVAIIASTHNSAIFNSGMLPLLPGKYGLENYKMIFGGNLVQLGLPPLWTLLMNSLIMAIGISVGKIIISLLSAYAIVYMRFPFRKTAFALIFVTLMLPIEVRIIPTFTVVAQLGMINTYSGMIIPLIASATATFLFRQFFLTVPDELLEAARVDGAGPLKFFKDILLPLSRSNIAALFIIMFIYGWVQYLWPLIATTDQNHQTILVILKQLVVESLQHDPQWNILMAVSVVAMVPPVLVVIFMQRLFIKGLIETEK; this comes from the coding sequence ATGGTTGAAAATCGCCCTTTTTTGAAATTTCTAACCCATCTTGTCCTAATCGTCGGTGTTATCGTCATATGCTTCCCAGTTTATGTTGCTATTATTGCATCAACTCACAATTCAGCCATATTTAATTCGGGAATGTTGCCTCTCCTCCCCGGGAAATATGGTCTAGAAAATTACAAAATGATATTCGGCGGGAACCTCGTGCAACTCGGTCTTCCGCCCCTTTGGACGCTTTTAATGAACTCTCTCATTATGGCTATTGGTATTAGTGTTGGCAAAATTATTATTTCTCTTTTGTCTGCTTATGCAATTGTCTATATGCGCTTTCCCTTTCGTAAAACCGCTTTTGCTCTCATCTTCGTCACATTAATGTTGCCTATCGAAGTTCGCATCATCCCGACATTCACGGTAGTTGCGCAGTTGGGGATGATAAATACCTATAGTGGTATGATTATTCCACTCATTGCATCAGCTACCGCTACATTTTTATTTCGTCAATTTTTTCTGACCGTTCCTGATGAGCTCTTAGAAGCCGCTCGTGTCGATGGTGCGGGGCCACTTAAATTTTTTAAAGATATCCTTCTACCTCTCAGCAGAAGTAATATTGCTGCTTTATTTATCATCATGTTCATTTACGGATGGGTGCAGTATCTCTGGCCTCTTATTGCAACGACAGATCAGAATCACCAAACTATTCTCGTTATCTTGAAGCAACTTGTTGTAGAATCACTTCAACATGATCCTCAGTGGAATATCTTGATGGCAGTATCGGTTGTGGCCATGGTGCCGCCTGTCTTAGTTGTCATTTTCATGCAGCGGCTTTTTATTAAAGGCCTCATTGAAACGGAGAAATAA
- the guaB gene encoding IMP dehydrogenase yields MAKIVETGTGAIALTFDDVLLQPGHSMVMPGQVNLKTRVVADIELNLPLLSAAMDTVTESRLAIAMAQAGGLGVIHRNMSPAEQAEEVRQVKKFESGMVVNPVTIGPDATLEEAKALMGFHGISGIPVVENGSKGGVIGRLVGILTNRDVRFASDLKQKIHELMTYENLITVRENVQLDEAKYLLHYHRIEKLLVVDEQGRCVGLITVKDIEKAQLNPNAAKDSQGRLRVAAASSVGSDGIERAERLIDAGVDVLVIDTAHGHSQRVLEAVERIKKIAPFTPIIAGNVATPQATQALIDSGADAVKVGIGPGSICTTRIVAGVGVPQLAAVMGAAEIADKAGIPVIADGGIKTSGDFAKALAGGACAAMVGSLLAGTDESPGEVYLHRGRSFKAYRGMGSVGAMARGSADRYFQAEVRDALKLVPEGVEGQVAYKGPIESVLHQLAGGLRASMGYVGAKNLIEFREKAAFVRITNAGLYESHTHGVAITRESPNYRGPV; encoded by the coding sequence ATGGCAAAAATTGTTGAAACAGGAACGGGTGCAATCGCACTAACGTTTGATGATGTGCTTCTGCAGCCGGGCCATTCTATGGTCATGCCTGGTCAAGTAAATCTTAAGACCCGTGTTGTGGCTGATATTGAGCTGAATTTGCCGCTGCTTTCTGCGGCGATGGACACAGTAACGGAATCGCGTTTAGCAATTGCTATGGCCCAAGCTGGGGGACTTGGCGTTATCCACCGCAACATGTCTCCCGCGGAGCAAGCTGAAGAAGTGCGTCAAGTAAAAAAGTTTGAATCTGGTATGGTTGTGAATCCGGTAACAATCGGGCCAGACGCGACGCTCGAAGAGGCGAAAGCTTTGATGGGCTTTCATGGTATTTCAGGTATTCCGGTTGTCGAAAATGGTTCTAAGGGTGGGGTCATTGGCCGACTCGTTGGCATTTTAACTAATAGGGACGTGCGTTTTGCATCAGATCTGAAACAAAAAATTCACGAATTAATGACGTATGAAAATTTAATTACAGTGCGTGAAAATGTCCAATTGGATGAGGCAAAGTACCTTTTGCATTATCACCGTATTGAAAAATTATTGGTCGTGGATGAACAGGGCCGCTGTGTTGGTTTGATAACTGTTAAAGATATTGAAAAAGCGCAATTAAATCCGAATGCTGCCAAAGATTCTCAAGGTCGCTTACGCGTTGCAGCCGCAAGTAGCGTCGGGAGTGATGGAATTGAGCGGGCTGAGCGATTAATTGATGCAGGCGTTGATGTGTTAGTAATTGATACGGCTCACGGGCATTCTCAGCGGGTGTTAGAAGCAGTTGAGCGTATTAAAAAGATAGCACCTTTTACGCCTATTATTGCCGGTAATGTAGCAACCCCGCAAGCGACGCAGGCCTTGATTGATAGTGGTGCGGATGCAGTGAAGGTCGGTATTGGGCCTGGTTCTATTTGTACAACGCGAATTGTTGCGGGCGTTGGTGTACCTCAGCTTGCTGCCGTTATGGGTGCGGCAGAAATTGCTGATAAAGCGGGTATTCCTGTCATTGCTGATGGCGGTATTAAAACTTCGGGTGATTTTGCTAAAGCTTTGGCCGGTGGGGCTTGCGCTGCTATGGTTGGTTCCCTTTTAGCTGGCACGGATGAAAGTCCTGGCGAAGTTTATCTTCACCGGGGGCGATCTTTTAAGGCTTATCGCGGCATGGGGTCAGTTGGCGCTATGGCCAGGGGCTCAGCAGATCGTTATTTTCAGGCTGAGGTTCGTGATGCGCTTAAATTAGTTCCTGAAGGTGTCGAAGGGCAGGTTGCTTATAAAGGTCCTATAGAGTCTGTTTTACATCAGTTGGCTGGTGGGCTACGTGCTTCGATGGGTTATGTTGGGGCGAAAAACTTAATTGAGTTCCGTGAAAAAGCAGCATTTGTCCGTATTACTAATGCTGGCCTTTACGAAAGTCATACACACGGCGTTGCTATTACGCGGGAAAGCCCAAATTACCGTGGTCCTGTTTGA
- the guaA gene encoding glutamine-hydrolyzing GMP synthase: MSTLHLDTVLIIDFGSQVTQLIARRIRAMGVYSEVVPFQSALEGMKRIKPKAIILSGSPYSTVDDGSPRVPMAIFEAGIPVLGICYGEQVMCVQLGGKVEAGHEREFGRAFLDVKEESALFNNVWEKGSRHQVWMSHGDRVTALPEGFRVIGTSKGAPYAAIADEKRRFYAVQFHPEVVHTPDGTKLLQNFVHEISALKNNWSMAAYREHAITAIRKKVGKSRVICGLSGGVDSSVVAVLLHEAIGDQLTCIFVDHGLMRKNEAEEVLTLFRENYDITLIHVNAADMFINALEGEIDPEKKRKIIGRLFIEVFEKETQKIGGAEFLAQGTLYPDVIESVSAIGEAVTIKSHHNVGGLPERMNMKLIEPLRELFKDDVRSLGRELKLPDQFIGRQPFPGPGLAIRCPGAVTREKLEILREADAIYLDEIRKAGLYEKIWQAFAVLLPVRTVGVMGDGRTYEFVCALRAVTSVDGMTADFYPYDMEFLGKVAARIINEVRGINRVVYDVTSKPPGTIEWE, translated from the coding sequence ATGAGCACATTGCATTTAGATACTGTCCTTATTATTGATTTTGGTTCACAAGTCACACAGCTAATTGCACGGAGAATACGGGCAATGGGTGTTTATTCTGAAGTTGTTCCTTTTCAATCGGCTTTAGAGGGAATGAAGCGAATTAAGCCTAAGGCTATTATTTTATCGGGTAGTCCTTATTCAACTGTCGACGACGGCTCACCACGTGTTCCGATGGCAATATTTGAAGCTGGCATCCCGGTTCTTGGTATTTGTTATGGTGAACAGGTCATGTGTGTTCAGCTTGGCGGAAAAGTTGAAGCTGGGCATGAGCGTGAATTTGGGCGTGCTTTCTTGGATGTGAAAGAAGAAAGCGCGCTCTTCAATAATGTTTGGGAAAAAGGATCGCGTCATCAAGTATGGATGAGCCACGGTGATCGCGTGACAGCTTTGCCAGAAGGTTTTCGCGTAATCGGAACATCAAAGGGCGCTCCTTATGCTGCTATTGCTGATGAAAAACGTCGTTTTTATGCAGTGCAGTTTCACCCTGAAGTTGTTCATACACCAGACGGTACAAAACTTTTGCAAAATTTTGTGCATGAAATTTCTGCGCTTAAAAATAATTGGTCGATGGCTGCTTACCGTGAACACGCAATTACCGCGATACGCAAGAAAGTTGGAAAAAGCCGCGTGATTTGTGGTCTTTCAGGTGGTGTTGATTCATCAGTTGTAGCTGTATTACTACATGAAGCAATAGGAGATCAATTGACATGTATTTTTGTGGATCATGGATTGATGCGCAAAAATGAAGCTGAAGAAGTCCTTACTTTATTTCGCGAAAATTACGATATAACCCTCATTCACGTTAATGCTGCTGATATGTTTATTAATGCGTTGGAAGGTGAGATAGATCCAGAAAAGAAACGCAAAATAATAGGCCGTCTTTTCATTGAAGTTTTTGAAAAAGAAACCCAAAAAATAGGCGGCGCAGAGTTTTTAGCACAAGGGACGCTTTATCCAGATGTCATCGAAAGTGTATCGGCTATCGGTGAGGCTGTAACTATTAAAAGCCACCATAATGTGGGGGGATTGCCGGAACGGATGAATATGAAGCTTATAGAGCCGTTGCGTGAGCTATTTAAGGATGACGTTCGTTCTTTAGGGAGAGAGTTAAAATTGCCCGATCAGTTCATTGGACGTCAGCCTTTTCCTGGACCTGGACTCGCTATTCGTTGTCCAGGTGCGGTTACGCGCGAAAAATTGGAAATTTTGCGTGAAGCGGACGCTATTTATCTCGATGAAATCCGTAAAGCTGGCCTTTACGAAAAAATTTGGCAGGCTTTTGCTGTTCTTCTGCCCGTCCGGACTGTCGGTGTTATGGGTGACGGGCGTACTTATGAATTTGTTTGTGCTCTCCGTGCTGTAACCTCTGTAGACGGGATGACTGCCGACTTTTATCCGTACGATATGGAATTTTTAGGCAAGGTGGCAGCGCGTATCATTAATGAAGTTCGGGGTATTAATCGTGTTGTTTATGATGTGACTTCAAAACCTCCTGGCACTATTGAGTGGGAATGA
- a CDS encoding sn-glycerol-3-phosphate import ATP-binding protein UgpC, producing MATIQLSNIKKQYSNDIVVIDDLNLTVADRELLVIVGPSGCGKSTLLRIIAGLEQITSGELYIDDERINDREPADRDIAMVFQNYALYPHMTVRGNLEYGLKNRKTPREEINKRIARAAKLLEIEPFLDRKPRQLSGGQRQRVAMGRVIVRQPRVFLFDEPLSNLDAKLRAQMCVEIKTLQRSLGTTSLYVTHDQLEAMTLADRIVVMNKGYIEQVGTPMEIYDYPATTFVADFIGSPPINFLDRQILEQYLGHSFPCNQKTDILAFRPEVILLGEYPDKGPVFHTQIELIKPVGTGCHVLTRWNDAIFTVEVKERLTNDYGQKLSFTVANQSFHTFNKTTGKRT from the coding sequence TTGGCTACAATCCAATTATCAAATATAAAAAAACAATATAGCAATGATATCGTGGTCATCGATGATTTAAATTTAACTGTTGCTGATCGTGAGCTTCTCGTTATCGTCGGTCCCTCAGGGTGTGGGAAATCGACTTTATTACGTATAATCGCGGGGCTTGAACAAATTACTTCAGGTGAACTCTATATCGATGATGAGCGTATCAATGACCGCGAACCAGCTGACCGCGATATTGCTATGGTTTTTCAAAATTACGCGCTCTATCCGCATATGACAGTCCGCGGAAATTTGGAATATGGGCTTAAAAATCGTAAAACACCCAGAGAAGAAATTAATAAACGTATTGCACGTGCCGCAAAACTTTTAGAAATAGAGCCATTTCTTGACCGTAAACCGCGGCAATTATCTGGAGGGCAGCGTCAACGTGTCGCAATGGGGCGTGTTATTGTACGCCAACCACGTGTCTTTCTTTTTGATGAACCTCTTTCAAATCTCGATGCAAAATTGCGTGCCCAAATGTGCGTTGAAATTAAAACACTGCAGCGCTCATTGGGAACAACAAGCCTTTACGTTACCCATGATCAACTAGAAGCCATGACACTAGCTGACAGAATAGTCGTAATGAACAAAGGATATATAGAGCAAGTTGGAACTCCAATGGAAATTTACGACTACCCAGCTACAACCTTTGTCGCTGACTTCATTGGCTCTCCTCCTATTAATTTCCTTGATCGTCAGATCTTAGAACAATATTTAGGCCATTCATTTCCTTGCAATCAAAAAACTGATATTTTAGCATTTAGACCAGAAGTAATCTTGTTAGGCGAATATCCAGATAAAGGGCCTGTTTTTCATACACAAATTGAACTCATCAAACCTGTTGGAACGGGGTGCCATGTTTTAACACGCTGGAACGACGCTATTTTTACTGTTGAAGTAAAAGAGCGCCTTACAAACGACTATGGACAAAAATTAAGCTTCACTGTTGCTAATCAAAGTTTTCATACTTTTAACAAAACCACAGGAAAACGCACATAA
- a CDS encoding phospholipase D family protein, with protein sequence MTFLHIITDFVIFFFIASMLAIYAYGRFPRNAGGECSYAFQVKEDETALDRIVSRLAKERDGLGVDKDALSLIVSNLDAFYVRATGAAEAGRSLDLMYYIWDDDLTGRLLLSEIVEAADRGVRVRLLLDDINAQGRDPAYIALDKHPFIEVRMFNPWRARNGGLRRGIEIILRAITVTRRMHNKAFIIDGRVAFVGGRNLADSYFDAGKKSSFRDLDLMLIGPSVKKVETVFDDFWNSAVVLPIRTLVVPKSTYDLGKWRDKLREFRDSKIAEVYLDYVKKHIDFEYFIHAGKRLFLADKVDVLSDPPEKALRKGERNWLMEAISRVIGEAQKTVQITSPYFVPGKAGTQNFGSLVSKGIDVKILTNSLAATDVAAVHGGYVPYRKALLKSGVKLYELKPDGGTHLLRLFGSSRASLHTKAFLIDHKTAFIGSLNFDPRSASLNTEMGILFECAPITARLDLLFSEETTGEMSYHLRLGDNNRIYWDFTENEKQCSTDSEPESNFWRRAFAKIMSWLPIESQL encoded by the coding sequence TTGACTTTTCTACATATTATCACCGACTTCGTCATATTTTTCTTTATTGCGTCTATGTTAGCGATTTACGCCTATGGTCGCTTTCCTCGAAACGCTGGGGGCGAGTGCTCTTATGCATTTCAGGTTAAAGAAGATGAGACAGCGCTGGACCGTATAGTGAGTCGATTGGCAAAAGAGAGGGATGGATTGGGGGTTGATAAAGATGCTCTTTCGCTCATTGTCAGTAATTTAGATGCATTTTATGTTCGCGCTACGGGAGCGGCAGAGGCTGGGCGCAGTCTTGATTTGATGTATTATATTTGGGATGATGATTTAACAGGTCGTTTATTACTGAGCGAAATAGTGGAGGCTGCCGATCGTGGTGTACGGGTACGCCTTCTTCTGGACGATATCAATGCTCAAGGCCGTGATCCGGCTTATATTGCACTTGACAAACATCCCTTTATTGAAGTCAGAATGTTTAATCCATGGCGAGCACGTAATGGCGGGTTACGCCGCGGCATAGAGATCATATTGCGGGCAATCACCGTAACGCGCAGAATGCATAATAAAGCTTTTATTATAGATGGGCGGGTGGCTTTTGTTGGGGGACGGAATCTCGCGGATTCTTATTTTGATGCAGGTAAAAAATCGAGCTTTCGGGATTTAGACCTGATGTTAATAGGTCCGTCGGTTAAAAAAGTGGAAACTGTTTTTGATGATTTCTGGAATAGCGCTGTAGTTTTACCGATTCGTACTTTAGTAGTGCCGAAAAGCACGTACGATCTGGGCAAATGGAGGGATAAGTTACGTGAGTTTCGCGATTCCAAAATTGCAGAAGTTTACCTGGATTACGTCAAAAAGCATATCGATTTTGAATATTTTATTCACGCAGGGAAGCGATTATTTTTAGCGGACAAAGTTGATGTCCTTTCTGATCCTCCGGAAAAAGCATTGCGCAAGGGGGAAAGGAATTGGCTAATGGAAGCGATCTCGCGAGTTATAGGCGAAGCTCAAAAAACAGTCCAGATCACGTCACCTTATTTCGTCCCCGGCAAAGCAGGTACACAAAATTTTGGCAGCTTAGTATCAAAAGGTATTGACGTTAAAATTCTTACTAATTCTTTAGCAGCTACTGATGTAGCAGCAGTACATGGTGGTTATGTGCCTTATCGTAAGGCATTATTGAAAAGTGGTGTTAAACTTTACGAATTGAAACCGGATGGAGGCACTCATCTTTTAAGATTATTTGGATCAAGTAGGGCAAGTTTGCATACAAAAGCTTTTTTAATTGATCATAAAACCGCTTTTATTGGATCTTTAAATTTTGACCCTCGATCAGCTTCTCTCAATACTGAAATGGGCATTCTTTTTGAATGCGCTCCGATTACAGCGAGGTTAGATTTACTTTTTTCTGAGGAAACGACAGGAGAAATGAGCTATCATTTGCGGCTTGGTGATAATAATCGTATTTATTGGGATTTTACTGAGAACGAAAAACAGTGTAGTACCGATTCTGAGCCAGAAAGCAATTTTTGGCGCCGTGCGTTCGCAAAGATAATGAGCTGGCTGCCTATTGAATCACAATTATAA
- a CDS encoding RsmB/NOP family class I SAM-dependent RNA methyltransferase, with protein MRLGGRLQAAIDVLKEVEIRHRPVNEALKDWGLSHRFAGSGDRSAIGTIVYDVLRRLYSLQWRMDSDDIRDAAFGTLLDTGAMRIEQIDSALKGDRFAPQLLALKQRQSWQQRQLIDAPDYIRGDIPQWCRTHLYSSFSDNWVTEASALAARPPLDLRVNSIKATPEKVLKELAKTEIKTFSWFQQALRIAPVEKFGRHPNVQVEPAFQRGYFEIQDLGSQIVAHLAEAKAGMQVLDYCAGAGGKTLALAANMGNRGQIYAYDADKARLAPIFDRLRRAGAHNVQSRACIEELKPLLGQMDIVLLDAPCSGTGTWRRRPDAKWRLTLKQVRKRQSEQSALLNKVRDYLKPGGHLVYITCSLFADENEGQIFRFLQEYSNFCPLNTQALWLRHFGSSTMQPIFSNHGLTLSPAATNTDGFFLAILQKKR; from the coding sequence ATGCGATTGGGAGGGCGGTTACAGGCAGCGATAGATGTTTTAAAAGAGGTGGAGATACGGCATCGTCCTGTAAATGAAGCTTTAAAGGATTGGGGGCTTTCTCACCGTTTTGCTGGATCGGGTGATCGTTCGGCGATTGGCACGATTGTGTATGATGTTTTAAGGCGGCTTTATTCGTTACAATGGCGGATGGATAGTGACGATATCCGGGATGCGGCTTTCGGCACTTTGTTAGATACCGGAGCGATGAGGATTGAGCAGATCGACAGCGCCTTAAAAGGGGACCGATTTGCACCGCAGCTATTAGCTCTTAAACAACGTCAATCATGGCAACAACGCCAATTAATTGACGCGCCAGATTATATTCGTGGCGATATTCCTCAATGGTGCCGAACTCATCTTTACTCTTCATTTTCTGATAATTGGGTCACCGAAGCTTCGGCTTTAGCAGCGCGTCCTCCTCTGGACTTACGTGTAAATAGCATAAAAGCAACACCGGAGAAGGTACTCAAAGAATTAGCAAAAACCGAGATTAAAACTTTTTCATGGTTTCAGCAAGCCTTAAGAATTGCGCCAGTCGAAAAGTTCGGCCGCCATCCTAACGTTCAGGTTGAGCCTGCTTTCCAGAGAGGATACTTTGAGATACAGGATTTAGGATCTCAGATTGTTGCTCACCTTGCAGAAGCAAAAGCGGGCATGCAGGTTCTGGATTATTGCGCGGGAGCTGGCGGAAAAACGCTAGCTTTGGCCGCTAATATGGGAAACCGGGGGCAAATTTATGCTTATGATGCAGACAAAGCTCGCTTAGCTCCTATTTTTGATCGTCTTCGGCGGGCTGGTGCCCACAATGTACAATCACGGGCGTGTATAGAAGAATTAAAGCCGTTGCTAGGTCAGATGGATATAGTTTTACTCGATGCACCATGTAGTGGTACAGGAACGTGGCGTCGCCGCCCAGATGCTAAATGGCGTTTAACGCTAAAACAGGTAAGAAAGCGTCAATCAGAGCAGAGCGCTCTTTTGAATAAGGTGCGAGATTACCTTAAACCGGGCGGGCACTTAGTATATATCACATGTTCTCTTTTTGCTGATGAGAACGAAGGGCAAATTTTCCGTTTTCTCCAAGAATACTCAAATTTTTGCCCACTTAATACACAGGCACTTTGGCTGCGACATTTCGGTTCTTCGACTATGCAACCGATATTTTCAAATCACGGGCTTACTTTATCGCCAGCGGCAACAAATACAGATGGCTTTTTTTTAGCTATTTTGCAAAAGAAACGTTAA
- a CDS encoding glycerophosphodiester phosphodiesterase — translation MPKKKIVAHRGGANLYPENTLSAFSHAIELGVDEIECDIHLLKSGEVVVFHDFCLEQLVGEKGYIHDIDNETRKKICVRGSTEPPPLLEEVLDLLVPTNIALHLEVKTCGEVDREYILSQKALELIKSKNLAERVSAISFDAASLRPFIDAGIPSGPCIDSFEGDMFRRFSEWKKLGYSDLSLDGSIVPQSFIESALDSGFTIGVWTINGVARLSYWLDSPVHYITTDQPDLALKLRAQK, via the coding sequence ATGCCTAAGAAAAAAATCGTTGCTCATCGCGGTGGGGCTAATCTTTACCCAGAAAATACACTTTCAGCGTTTTCCCATGCAATTGAATTAGGGGTTGATGAGATTGAGTGCGATATTCATCTCCTTAAAAGCGGTGAAGTGGTTGTATTTCACGATTTTTGTCTTGAGCAATTGGTTGGGGAGAAAGGGTATATTCACGATATTGATAACGAAACGCGCAAAAAAATCTGTGTGAGAGGGAGCACCGAACCTCCCCCTTTATTAGAAGAGGTGCTTGATCTTTTAGTGCCGACAAATATTGCACTTCACCTTGAAGTTAAAACTTGTGGTGAAGTTGATCGTGAATATATTTTATCCCAGAAGGCGCTCGAGTTAATTAAGAGCAAAAATTTAGCGGAGCGGGTTTCTGCAATCAGTTTTGACGCTGCTAGCCTTCGTCCCTTCATTGACGCAGGAATACCATCTGGGCCATGTATCGATAGCTTCGAAGGTGATATGTTTAGACGCTTTTCTGAATGGAAAAAGTTGGGATATTCCGATTTGAGTTTAGACGGCTCTATTGTACCGCAGAGTTTCATTGAATCTGCGCTCGATTCTGGCTTCACTATAGGTGTATGGACAATAAACGGAGTAGCTCGCTTATCATATTGGCTTGACTCACCTGTGCATTATATCACAACAGATCAACCTGATCTTGCTTTAAAATTGCGTGCACAAAAATAA